The bacterium region AGGTAGGTAGGCAGTGGAAAGGACGCTGAGAATGAGCCGAGAGTCGCTGAGGCAGGTGGAGGCCAAAGTCAAAGCCGGAGACGACAGGAAGGTCGCCATGCTGTATGTTGCAATCGACTGCGCGGCGGCCGGTGGAGATCGTCTGCGGCGTGCCGAGGTTGATACCGAGTGGGCGCAGCGCTACCTGAAGGAAGCGGAGCGCCAGCTTCGAGATGCGCTTGATCTGGTGTCCAGGTTGTGCCGGTGAAGCGGATACTGCGGATGGCTGATCTGGTCGAGATGCTGGGTATACCCAAGACCAGCCTACGGCGGCTGGTCGATGCGGGTTCGTTCCCCCAGCCGGTGAGGCTGGGGCCGCGGTTGATCGGGTGGCGGGCCTCCGAGGTCGAGGAATGGTTGGAGTCTCGGGAGCGGGTAGCGGTGCGGCCATGATTCGACAGGATCGGCAGGTATCGGCACCCAGGGCGCTCGCTACGGCTCCGGATGCGTGCGGATTGCCTCCGAGGTCGGAAGGTGGGTGCGGGGGATGCCTCCCAGGTCGGAAGCGGTGGCTACGGGGCTCTGAGAGGCCGTTCCGCCTTCGAGCTACTATGACATGGTTGTCATGGCATGGTTCGGCTGGGTGAAGTCTTGGTCGGGTTGTGGCAAGGCACGTTGTGGCAAGGCGCAAGGGAGTGAGCCGGATTCTTCGGAGTCCGGCTCACTTCGCGCCAAGAAGTTTCGAGGTCTCGGGTGTATAGTTAGGGTGAGGTTGTCCCCCTAACAATCTCGGAGCGGCCTAGGAAGTTAGAACCCCCGGTCACACTGCCGGGGGTTCTCCGCGTCCCGTGCTATGGTCTTGTCCGGGTGTCGGGAGTAGTGCCCCGGCAGGCAGACTTAGGGGACCTGCCCAGGCGATTGAGAAGTCTTCTCAGGAGCCTCCTTCTACCTCAGGCCGAGAGGGCTTGCATAGGGTCAGCCTATGCTCAAACCGACGGCTCACGGGGTAGGGGGGCAGGCTCTTGAGGAACGAGAGAGCCTGCAGCACTGGCCCGGGCTTATGGAGAATCGATCAATTCCCCAGTTCTATCCTGATTCTCAGGATAGGCAGAACAGGGGGGATCAAGGGGCCCGAGGATCAAACGCCGGAACTGGCGGAGAAACTGAGGGCAATTCCCCAGTTCTATCCTGAGGATGAATCGCACCTAATACCGATTCGAGAATCGCTATAACCTGCGTTCTATCCGGAACCGCACCGGCACTAGTCTTGATCCCGAATGGATGAAGACCTGAGCCTGAGTGATCAGATAGCCGAGGTCGTCCGCAACATCAAGGCTATCGAGGCGGCTTTGGACAGGCGCGCCAAGGCCCTGGAGTTGGCCGAGCGCGAGCTCGAAGAACGCGAGAACGACTTGATCACGACTACTCGCGGCTTGGAGCGGTGGATGGCTCAGGCGATCAAGCGCAAGAACCCCTGCCCGGATTGTGGAGAGGTCGGCGGCCAGCGCATCAACGACAGGTGCAAGCGGTGTTATCAGCGCAGCTACGCCGCGAAGAAACGCGCCGAGAAAAAGAAAAAGCCCAAGACGGAACCTGTCAAGAAAAAGCCCAAGACGACACCGCAAGCTCAGAACGGCCGGAGCCAGAACCTACCTAGTCCGCGGGAGCGGGAGCGGTTGGCTGCTATGCGTACCCGTGAGCTAATAGCGGCGGGTAAAGACCGGGGGACTCGGCGGGCCGAGGGCATGGTGGACAATCGTTAGTCTGGTGGGTGTTGGTCAAGGGAGCGGCACTACATGAGCAGTTGATGCCTGGGTAGGTACTGATGCCGAGGCGCTTAGGTGCCGCTCTGCTTGCGGTCGGTGGTAAAGTGGTGGTGCGTACCTGTCTAGGCACATTCAGATACGCCTCCAGCCTGGCCGGATGATTCGTGATTGAACTCCTCGGCTCATCCGGCCCGGCCTCCTGTTTTTCTGCGCAATAAGTTGTGTTATTTCAATTATTAACCGGCGGCTATTCTGGTGGCTACATGGAGAGGGAGGCGGGGTCAATGGGTAAGTTCGAGGTGTTGGACGGTGGCGGCGATAGCCCGCCCGAGCCAGAAGCGGCCGAGTTCGTGATGGATGGCGATTGCCTTGTGGGTGTGCTGATCCCCCATGATGAAGCCGGTTGGATGGTGCTTGCTCCTGTCGGCCATAGTCTTGGCAAGGGAGAGGGCCGGGCTCGGCTCACCGAGTTGCGGAAGCGTTTTCTGGCCGGGTGATGATGGCACCGGCGGAAGG contains the following coding sequences:
- a CDS encoding AlpA family phage regulatory protein; translated protein: MKRILRMADLVEMLGIPKTSLRRLVDAGSFPQPVRLGPRLIGWRASEVEEWLESRERVAVRP